In Qingshengfaniella alkalisoli, a single genomic region encodes these proteins:
- a CDS encoding ABC transporter permease, which produces MITQVDPVTKPGRFKKFFDGDFFYSFRTSPIAVIASVFLVTFLLLGLFAPWISPTDPTNAASFNLMDSELPPAWTAGGDGRYLLGTDVQGRDLFSLLLYGLRISLLVGFIGMGASVVLGVTLGLLSGYYRGWVDTVIMRTADAMLSFPTIMFALLISGSAKVLLPQDIQGDLAIYIIILSITLTGWMKYARTVRGAVLLEGSKEYVLAAKAMGSSAYRVMFLHILPNVLNAVLVLATLHVALAVLIEATLSFLGVGLPPNQPSLGTLINEGNTYLFAGQWWVILFPALVLVLFALSVNLVGDWLRDALNPKLKK; this is translated from the coding sequence ATGATTACTCAAGTTGATCCAGTGACAAAGCCAGGTCGCTTCAAGAAGTTCTTCGATGGCGACTTCTTTTATTCCTTCAGGACATCACCGATTGCTGTCATAGCTTCGGTGTTCCTTGTCACATTTCTCCTGTTGGGCCTATTCGCGCCATGGATATCGCCTACAGACCCAACCAACGCCGCCTCGTTCAATCTTATGGACTCCGAGTTGCCTCCTGCTTGGACAGCCGGGGGTGACGGCCGGTATCTTCTGGGAACGGATGTTCAGGGAAGGGATCTGTTTTCATTGCTTCTCTACGGGTTGCGCATCTCTCTGCTTGTTGGGTTCATCGGCATGGGTGCCTCTGTTGTTCTTGGTGTGACACTTGGACTGCTGAGTGGATATTATAGAGGCTGGGTTGACACCGTGATCATGCGGACGGCCGATGCAATGCTGAGCTTTCCCACAATCATGTTTGCTTTGCTGATCAGCGGTTCTGCGAAAGTACTGTTGCCTCAGGACATACAGGGTGATCTGGCAATTTATATAATCATCCTGTCGATCACGCTGACCGGCTGGATGAAATATGCACGCACGGTCCGGGGCGCTGTCCTGCTAGAGGGGTCCAAGGAGTATGTGCTCGCTGCGAAGGCCATGGGCAGTTCCGCATATCGCGTCATGTTCCTGCATATTCTGCCGAACGTCCTGAACGCGGTATTGGTATTGGCGACGCTGCATGTGGCCTTGGCGGTGCTGATTGAAGCAACATTGTCGTTTCTCGGTGTGGGTCTGCCTCCCAATCAACCGTCCCTGGGAACGCTGATCAATGAAGGCAATACGTATCTTTTTGCCGGTCAGTGGTGGGTCATACTTTTTCCCGCATTGGTGCTGGTTCTGTTCGCCTTGTCGGTCAATCTCGTTGGCGACTGGCTGCGCGATGCCTTGAACCCGAAACTGAAGAAATAG
- a CDS encoding ABC transporter permease: protein MVFFLIQRFFQATVLMLAVALIAFTMFQFTGDPIDNMVTENATQAERDALREELGLNDSVIVQYARFVGNAIRGEFGISYYNQSDVFDLIIERLPATLELVLVAVAISLVVGIPIGVWISFSNNRFLTGFVQVLSLVGISLPSFLVGIFLIVVFAVWLGWLPSSGRGEIVEFGPWSTGLLTGSGWASILLPALSLSFFLITMIMRLIKSEMQETLQTEYIKFARARGISEHSLRYHHALRNSILPVITVVGLQIGNLIAFAVITETIFQWPGMGLLFIQAVNFVDIPVISAYLVFVALIFIVVNTSVDIIYRLVDPRMRASAGK from the coding sequence ATGGTGTTCTTCTTGATCCAGCGCTTCTTCCAGGCAACGGTATTGATGCTTGCGGTCGCGCTAATCGCTTTCACTATGTTCCAGTTCACGGGTGATCCGATTGACAACATGGTCACGGAGAACGCCACCCAAGCGGAGCGCGACGCGCTCCGCGAGGAACTTGGCCTCAATGACTCCGTCATCGTACAGTATGCCCGATTTGTGGGGAACGCGATCCGCGGAGAGTTCGGAATCTCCTATTACAATCAGAGTGATGTCTTTGATCTGATCATCGAGCGGCTACCGGCCACGCTAGAGCTTGTTCTTGTGGCGGTTGCCATATCCTTGGTTGTCGGAATACCTATCGGTGTCTGGATATCATTTTCGAACAACAGGTTCCTGACCGGGTTTGTTCAAGTGCTGTCGCTCGTTGGGATATCGCTGCCATCATTCCTTGTCGGCATCTTCTTGATCGTCGTCTTTGCTGTGTGGCTTGGCTGGTTGCCATCAAGCGGGCGGGGTGAGATCGTCGAATTCGGACCTTGGTCCACAGGTTTGCTGACCGGATCCGGCTGGGCTTCGATCTTGCTACCAGCGCTTTCGCTGTCGTTTTTTCTGATCACGATGATCATGCGTTTGATCAAGAGCGAGATGCAGGAAACACTGCAGACCGAGTATATCAAATTCGCGCGTGCGAGAGGCATATCGGAACACAGCCTACGGTATCATCACGCGTTGAGGAATTCGATCCTTCCTGTGATCACAGTGGTTGGTTTGCAAATTGGCAACCTGATCGCATTCGCGGTGATTACCGAAACGATCTTCCAGTGGCCGGGCATGGGACTGCTCTTCATCCAGGCCGTAAACTTTGTCGATATACCGGTGATCTCTGCTTACCTCGTCTTCGTGGCGCTGATTTTCATCGTCGTGAACACAAGTGTCGACATTATCTATAGGCTCGTTGATCCGCGCATGCGGGCAAGCGCCGGAAAATAA
- a CDS encoding glycerol-3-phosphate dehydrogenase/oxidase, whose translation MANSRAEIIADLIRTPQVDVLVIGGGINGIGTYRELALQGVRVRLVERGDFCGACSSAPSRMIHGGLRYLENGEFDLVRESLRERDALLRNVPHMVRPLPTTVPIRKVFSGLLNGALGFVGGKRKPSERGALTIKAGLSLYDLFTRRRRALPRHSFTGTRATRQRWPRLNAKMRFTATYHDAWISHPERLGVEMIRDCEECDDAAALNYAEVARDPSGAFTIRDKESKQSVSILPKVVINATGAWVDETNAGLMKGDTPPKFVGGTKGSHLILDHPALLAELGGHMIYFENIDGRVCIMFPYLGKVLVGSTDIRVNDLDDVRCEDDEVDYILNSLAYVFPSVEVRPDQIVYRYSGVRPLPRSDDSFTGRISRDHFTRNIGGTPPMLTMVGGKWTTFRAFGQQSADMTLDLLGHARRLDTLAQPIGGGANFNAKAMLQTLRIDHGVSTSRAEHLLGHYGSTATRVAEFCSRDQDDRALSCLTEYTTGELRYLIRHEYVRHLDDLLQRRCSLAITGVLSREMIDTASGILAHELGWSEAEAQAEITDFLALLDRKHGLGIETLTKRDTSGRKKCA comes from the coding sequence ATGGCCAATTCCCGTGCCGAGATTATCGCGGATCTGATCCGGACACCGCAGGTGGATGTGCTCGTCATAGGCGGCGGGATCAACGGGATCGGCACCTATCGCGAACTGGCCCTGCAGGGTGTCAGAGTGCGGTTGGTCGAGCGCGGTGACTTTTGCGGGGCGTGCAGTTCAGCGCCGTCGCGCATGATCCATGGTGGCTTGCGCTATCTTGAAAACGGCGAGTTCGATCTGGTGCGGGAATCCCTGCGCGAACGGGATGCTCTTCTCAGGAATGTCCCACACATGGTGCGGCCCCTGCCGACGACCGTTCCCATCCGCAAGGTGTTTTCCGGTCTTCTCAACGGTGCGCTCGGCTTCGTTGGAGGAAAGCGCAAACCGTCGGAACGTGGCGCGCTGACGATAAAGGCAGGCCTGAGCTTGTATGACCTGTTCACCCGCAGGCGGCGCGCCCTGCCCCGCCACAGCTTCACCGGCACCCGCGCGACCCGCCAGCGCTGGCCCCGGTTGAATGCAAAAATGCGGTTCACCGCCACGTATCACGATGCATGGATCAGCCATCCCGAAAGGCTGGGTGTCGAGATGATCCGCGACTGTGAAGAATGTGACGACGCCGCCGCGCTGAACTACGCAGAAGTGGCACGCGATCCGTCCGGGGCCTTCACCATTCGCGACAAGGAAAGCAAGCAATCCGTGTCGATCCTGCCCAAGGTCGTGATCAACGCAACCGGTGCCTGGGTTGACGAGACCAATGCCGGGTTGATGAAGGGCGATACGCCGCCGAAATTCGTCGGAGGCACGAAGGGATCGCACCTGATCCTGGATCATCCCGCGCTGCTGGCGGAACTGGGCGGTCACATGATCTATTTCGAGAACATAGACGGGCGTGTCTGCATCATGTTCCCCTATCTCGGTAAGGTTCTGGTGGGGTCGACCGACATTCGGGTGAATGACCTGGACGATGTGCGATGCGAAGACGATGAAGTCGATTACATCCTGAATTCGCTTGCCTATGTCTTTCCTTCGGTCGAGGTGAGGCCGGACCAGATCGTCTATCGCTACAGCGGCGTGCGCCCGCTGCCCCGCAGCGATGACAGCTTCACGGGTCGCATCAGCCGCGATCATTTCACCCGTAACATCGGGGGTACGCCGCCCATGCTGACGATGGTTGGGGGCAAATGGACGACATTCCGGGCCTTCGGCCAGCAATCTGCCGATATGACCCTGGACCTCTTGGGGCATGCCCGCCGCCTGGATACGCTGGCCCAACCGATCGGCGGCGGTGCGAATTTCAACGCGAAGGCGATGCTTCAGACGCTACGGATCGATCATGGGGTTTCTACCTCGCGCGCGGAACACCTGCTGGGTCACTACGGCAGCACTGCGACGCGGGTTGCCGAGTTTTGCTCTCGCGATCAAGACGACCGGGCGCTTTCTTGCCTGACCGAATACACGACGGGCGAGCTTCGTTACCTCATCCGGCACGAATATGTGCGGCATCTGGACGACCTGCTGCAGCGGCGCTGTTCACTTGCGATCACCGGTGTCCTGTCCAGGGAAATGATCGACACGGCATCCGGCATACTGGCGCATGAACTGGGATGGTCTGAAGCGGAAGCGCAGGCTGAAATAACAGATTTTCTTGCCCTGCTTGATCGAAAGCACGGGCTGGGCATCGAAACACTGACCAAACGCGATACTTCAGGGAGGAAGAAATGCGCATAA
- a CDS encoding ABC transporter ATP-binding protein — protein sequence MTTPDSPYLELKDLSLEFTLPTPMSERIMKLRGPQKLQALKGIDLAIPKGETLALVGESGCGKSSLARVLSGIYEPNSGQILFEGVDVNKASNAARRIMRQKFQMIFQDPYSSLNPRWTIQSIVEEPMILFNLVSGGKKARRARVISLLEQVGLGEGDLAKFPHEFSGGQRQRISIARALASEPEFLICDEPTSALDVSIQAQVLNLMKDLQKQYNLTCLFISHDLSVVSHIADKIGVMYLGEIIEMGTVDDIFTSPSHPYTRMLINAIPGATNLGMELQGVADVAVDGELPNPLNPPSGCNFHPRCAFKLDICDQEEPALVGVGGEAGTDHFAACHLCERYNGRATDQSLQAS from the coding sequence ATGACAACGCCTGATAGTCCCTATCTTGAACTGAAAGATCTGTCGCTGGAATTTACGCTTCCGACACCGATGTCAGAACGTATCATGAAATTGAGAGGGCCACAGAAATTACAGGCTCTCAAAGGTATCGACCTGGCTATCCCGAAAGGCGAAACCTTGGCGCTTGTTGGAGAGTCGGGCTGTGGAAAGTCGTCCCTAGCCCGCGTTCTGTCCGGCATCTATGAGCCGAATTCCGGTCAAATTCTTTTCGAAGGTGTGGACGTCAACAAAGCATCCAACGCGGCACGGCGTATCATGCGCCAGAAGTTCCAGATGATCTTTCAGGACCCGTATTCCAGCCTGAATCCGCGCTGGACCATCCAGTCTATTGTCGAAGAGCCGATGATACTCTTCAATCTGGTTTCCGGGGGAAAAAAGGCCAGGAGGGCGCGCGTGATAAGCCTGCTTGAACAGGTCGGACTGGGCGAAGGAGATCTTGCGAAGTTCCCTCACGAATTCTCTGGCGGACAGCGACAACGTATCTCTATTGCCCGTGCGCTTGCAAGTGAACCGGAATTCCTGATCTGCGATGAACCGACATCGGCACTGGATGTGTCGATTCAGGCGCAAGTCCTCAATCTGATGAAAGACCTGCAGAAGCAGTATAACCTGACATGTCTGTTCATCAGTCATGATTTGTCTGTTGTCTCGCATATCGCAGACAAGATCGGTGTAATGTATCTTGGCGAGATTATCGAAATGGGAACGGTGGATGATATTTTTACATCGCCCTCACACCCCTACACACGAATGCTCATCAACGCGATCCCCGGTGCGACCAATCTTGGCATGGAACTGCAGGGCGTGGCGGATGTTGCGGTGGATGGTGAGCTTCCCAACCCGTTGAACCCGCCATCAGGTTGCAACTTCCATCCCAGGTGTGCTTTCAAATTGGACATTTGCGATCAGGAAGAACCCGCGCTGGTCGGTGTTGGCGGCGAAGCTGGAACAGACCACTTTGCGGCTTGCCATCTGTGCGAGCGCTACAATGGCAGAGCGACGGACCAATCGTTACAAGCATCCTAA
- a CDS encoding FGGY-family carbohydrate kinase, with protein MGDKGAYLLGLDAGNTVIKAVLFDLDGMQIASSAMDGQSHTPHPGHVERDLNELWRNAAKVIRNCVETAGVDASDIVSIGCAGHGNGLYLLDRADAPLLGIQSLDTRASQLASGLDRTTGPALRSICLQNPWPSQTPTLLAWVKQNRPELYAQIGTAFMCKDFIAYQLTGRRVSDVSDMSGAGMLKLPEGRYDDDLLGLYGLDDARAMLPDLAQPTEVIGRISAKAAAQTGLTKGTPVVGGLFDVIASALGSGAAKLGQASIIAGTWSINQVITDAPVVDDRIFMTSVFGPNRFMAIESSATSAANLEWFVRELIERGHHHDNPFGQCNDTLLGVVPMLDDPLYHPYLYGSALGAEMRAGFYGIAGWHREGHLLRALFEGVTFEHLRHVASLRRAGVSFDAAILSGGGSRSPVWPQMFADILELPVTTAVCQETGALGAAIAAGIGIGCFEGFEEGSARMTNPKQHFTPDPTMAQHYRTRAELFADLTQAMMPVWTRMHELKETAQA; from the coding sequence ATGGGTGACAAGGGCGCGTATCTTCTGGGCCTCGATGCCGGAAATACAGTAATCAAGGCTGTTCTGTTCGATTTGGACGGAATGCAGATCGCGTCCAGTGCAATGGATGGGCAATCCCACACGCCCCATCCCGGGCATGTCGAGCGAGACCTGAACGAGTTGTGGCGCAACGCGGCCAAAGTCATTCGCAACTGCGTGGAAACTGCGGGCGTCGATGCATCGGATATCGTGAGCATCGGTTGCGCGGGACATGGGAACGGATTGTATCTGCTGGATCGCGCGGACGCCCCGCTGCTGGGTATCCAGTCATTGGACACGCGCGCGTCGCAGCTTGCGTCCGGGCTTGATCGCACCACCGGTCCGGCGCTTCGTTCGATTTGTCTTCAGAACCCGTGGCCGTCACAGACGCCCACCCTTCTGGCATGGGTAAAACAGAACCGCCCGGAGCTGTATGCACAGATCGGAACGGCGTTCATGTGCAAGGATTTCATCGCCTACCAGCTTACCGGCCGACGGGTGTCCGACGTGTCCGACATGAGCGGCGCAGGGATGCTGAAGCTCCCCGAAGGCCGCTATGACGATGATCTCCTCGGGCTTTACGGACTTGACGACGCCAGAGCCATGTTGCCCGATCTCGCGCAACCGACAGAGGTCATCGGGCGGATCTCCGCCAAGGCCGCTGCACAGACAGGGCTGACCAAGGGCACGCCTGTCGTTGGTGGGTTGTTCGACGTGATTGCCAGCGCGCTCGGGTCGGGCGCAGCAAAGCTCGGCCAAGCCTCGATCATCGCGGGAACATGGAGCATCAACCAGGTCATTACCGATGCGCCAGTTGTGGACGATCGCATCTTCATGACCTCAGTCTTCGGTCCCAATCGGTTTATGGCCATCGAATCCAGCGCGACGTCAGCGGCAAATCTCGAATGGTTCGTGCGCGAACTGATCGAACGCGGGCATCATCATGACAACCCGTTCGGTCAGTGCAACGATACGCTACTTGGCGTCGTGCCTATGCTGGACGATCCGCTCTATCATCCGTACCTCTACGGGTCCGCCCTTGGCGCGGAGATGCGGGCGGGTTTTTACGGTATCGCCGGCTGGCATCGCGAGGGGCACCTTCTTCGCGCCCTGTTCGAGGGGGTTACTTTCGAACATCTGCGTCACGTCGCGTCGCTGCGCCGCGCGGGAGTGAGCTTCGATGCTGCCATTCTTTCAGGTGGTGGGTCCCGAAGCCCCGTCTGGCCACAAATGTTCGCGGATATTCTGGAGCTGCCCGTGACAACCGCCGTTTGCCAGGAAACCGGCGCCTTGGGAGCGGCGATCGCGGCAGGCATCGGGATCGGTTGCTTCGAAGGGTTCGAGGAAGGTTCGGCACGCATGACCAACCCCAAACAGCACTTTACGCCTGACCCGACGATGGCGCAGCATTACCGGACACGCGCCGAACTGTTCGCGGATCTGACCCAAGCCATGATGCCGGTTTGGACGCGCATGCACGAGTTGAAGGAAACAGCCCAGGCATGA
- a CDS encoding aldo/keto reductase, with product MSTSQIAEMATRPIGKSGIEASVVGLGTWAIGGWMWGGTDEADSIAAIQASIDEGVSLIDTAPAYGMGRSEEIVGQAIKGRREKVVLATKCGLVWHTQKGNHFFDQQDKPVHRYLGADSIVHEVEQSLRRLGTDYLDLYITHWQDPTTPIEETLEALTKLKSDGKIRAIGASNVSADDLNAYVAAGQLDAIQEQFNMVHRDIETTLLPICAQHDVATLSYSSLALGLLSGKIGPERTFEGDDLRKGDPRFSVENRQKVARMVADIQPIADAHHASIAQIVIAWTLAQPGITLALCGARNPKQAIENARAGMIRLTKDDIAAISAAADTHLAGI from the coding sequence ATGAGCACCTCACAGATCGCAGAAATGGCCACACGGCCCATCGGTAAATCCGGAATCGAGGCCTCTGTCGTGGGGTTGGGCACCTGGGCCATTGGCGGCTGGATGTGGGGCGGAACGGATGAGGCGGATTCAATCGCCGCGATTCAGGCCTCCATCGACGAGGGCGTATCGCTGATCGACACCGCTCCCGCCTATGGCATGGGGCGGTCCGAAGAAATCGTTGGCCAGGCCATCAAGGGGCGGCGTGAAAAAGTCGTTCTGGCGACCAAATGCGGGTTGGTCTGGCATACGCAGAAGGGCAATCATTTCTTCGATCAGCAGGATAAGCCTGTTCATCGCTACCTGGGTGCGGACTCGATTGTTCATGAGGTCGAACAGAGCCTGCGCAGGCTCGGCACGGATTACCTGGATCTTTACATCACACATTGGCAGGACCCGACCACGCCGATTGAAGAGACGTTGGAGGCACTGACGAAGCTGAAGTCGGACGGGAAAATCCGGGCCATCGGGGCAAGCAATGTCAGCGCCGATGATCTAAACGCCTATGTCGCGGCTGGGCAGCTGGACGCGATTCAGGAACAGTTCAACATGGTCCATCGCGACATCGAGACGACGCTTCTGCCGATCTGTGCACAGCACGATGTTGCGACGCTCAGCTATTCGTCGCTCGCGCTGGGGCTTCTGTCCGGTAAGATCGGGCCGGAGCGGACGTTCGAAGGCGATGATCTTCGCAAAGGCGACCCGCGTTTCAGCGTCGAAAACCGCCAGAAGGTGGCGCGCATGGTTGCCGACATTCAGCCCATCGCGGACGCCCACCACGCAAGCATTGCCCAGATCGTCATCGCGTGGACCTTGGCGCAGCCCGGTATCACCTTGGCCCTTTGCGGCGCGAGGAACCCAAAGCAGGCGATCGAGAATGCGAGGGCCGGCATGATCCGACTGACAAAGGATGACATCGCAGCGATTTCTGCCGCGGCCGACACACATCTCGCAGGCATCTAG
- a CDS encoding ABC transporter ATP-binding protein, with translation MTQASLRVEDLSIEFHHHRGNLQAIHKVSLELRSGEILGVVGESGAGKSLTGSAITGLLAPPGHIVGGDISYNGRSLLNMAYGERQKLRGKEIAAIFQDPLTSLNPVLTIGDQLVETIQTHLPIGKKEAHNRAVKILKDVGIPAAEQRMAHFPHQFSGGMRQRVVIALALCVDPKVVIADEPTTALDVSVQAQILKLLRDLCSRNQTAIMLVTHDMGVVAEVCDRVAVLYAGHLVESGDVKQILKNPRHPYTKGLMDSIPKIGVRQEKLFQIPGSMPRLNALPPGCKFNPRCPYATDTCLREVPPSETTHTGHIACWNPLDGGENDNA, from the coding sequence ATGACCCAAGCATCTCTACGCGTCGAAGATCTATCAATCGAGTTCCATCACCACCGGGGCAATCTGCAGGCTATCCACAAAGTATCACTTGAACTCCGTTCGGGAGAGATCCTTGGTGTCGTCGGTGAATCCGGCGCCGGGAAGTCGTTGACCGGGTCCGCAATAACCGGGCTTCTTGCACCTCCGGGCCACATCGTCGGCGGTGATATCAGCTACAACGGTCGCTCGTTGCTCAACATGGCCTATGGTGAACGCCAAAAGCTTCGCGGTAAGGAAATTGCGGCGATTTTTCAGGATCCTTTGACAAGCTTGAATCCAGTGCTCACCATCGGTGATCAGTTGGTCGAAACAATCCAGACCCATCTGCCGATTGGAAAAAAAGAAGCTCATAACCGCGCCGTGAAGATCCTGAAAGATGTTGGAATACCGGCGGCTGAGCAGCGCATGGCGCATTTTCCACATCAGTTTTCAGGGGGTATGCGGCAACGGGTCGTAATTGCGCTGGCGCTGTGCGTAGACCCGAAAGTTGTTATTGCGGATGAGCCAACTACGGCATTGGACGTGTCAGTGCAGGCTCAAATCCTGAAGCTCCTTCGAGATCTTTGCAGCAGAAATCAAACGGCCATCATGTTGGTCACACATGATATGGGTGTTGTAGCAGAGGTTTGTGATCGTGTTGCTGTGCTTTATGCGGGCCATCTCGTAGAGAGCGGGGATGTAAAACAGATCCTGAAAAACCCGCGACACCCCTACACGAAGGGGCTGATGGACTCGATCCCGAAGATCGGTGTCCGTCAGGAGAAGCTCTTTCAAATTCCGGGATCCATGCCGCGATTGAATGCGTTGCCTCCGGGGTGCAAATTCAATCCCAGATGTCCCTACGCGACTGATACCTGCCTTCGTGAAGTCCCGCCGTCCGAAACGACGCATACGGGGCATATAGCCTGCTGGAACCCCCTTGACGGAGGCGAAAATGACAACGCCTGA
- a CDS encoding class I fructose-bisphosphate aldolase has protein sequence MRISPKARMNRLFNTGGCLDVAIDHGVCNESSFMNGLEDIGGVVDQLIAAKPDAIQMNYGQADLLQSRPERDKPALVMRIDMGNPYNDQRHRVMWSQLQNAEEPIIGALEMDAACVVVNLFMLPDEPELFRQCVENISRTRAACSKYGMPLMIEPLVMLPNDVRGGYQVDGDADKIVTLVRLAAEMGADIIKADPTDDAEDFHRVIEAARVPVLVRGGGKADLKAVFDKSAALMAQGAQGMVYGRNIYQHDNPSKVVRALMGIIHDGASGDAAWELYSHG, from the coding sequence ATGCGCATAAGCCCCAAAGCACGCATGAACAGGCTGTTCAACACTGGCGGCTGCCTAGACGTGGCGATTGACCACGGCGTCTGCAATGAGTCGAGCTTCATGAACGGTCTGGAAGACATCGGCGGCGTTGTCGACCAATTGATCGCAGCCAAGCCGGACGCAATCCAGATGAATTACGGGCAGGCCGATCTGCTGCAGTCCCGGCCCGAGCGAGACAAGCCCGCGCTGGTGATGCGTATCGACATGGGCAACCCGTATAATGATCAACGTCACCGGGTAATGTGGTCACAGCTTCAGAACGCGGAAGAGCCGATCATCGGAGCGCTTGAGATGGACGCGGCCTGCGTCGTCGTTAACCTGTTCATGTTGCCCGATGAACCGGAGTTGTTCCGGCAGTGCGTGGAAAACATATCGCGCACCCGCGCCGCGTGTTCCAAATACGGGATGCCATTGATGATCGAACCGCTCGTCATGCTGCCCAATGACGTGCGTGGGGGCTACCAGGTGGATGGCGACGCAGACAAGATCGTGACACTTGTGCGTCTTGCCGCGGAAATGGGCGCGGACATCATCAAGGCCGATCCGACCGATGACGCTGAAGACTTCCACCGGGTGATTGAAGCCGCACGTGTGCCCGTACTCGTCCGTGGCGGTGGCAAAGCCGATTTGAAAGCCGTTTTTGACAAATCGGCGGCTCTCATGGCGCAAGGCGCTCAAGGGATGGTTTATGGCCGCAACATCTACCAGCACGACAATCCCAGCAAAGTCGTGCGCGCATTGATGGGTATAATCCATGACGGAGCAAGCGGCGACGCAGCATGGGAGCTGTATAGCCATGGGTGA
- a CDS encoding GMC family oxidoreductase: MTTMIEGEYDYIIVGAGTAGCVLANRLTEDPSVRVLLLEAGGKDNYHWIHVPVGYLFCMGNPRTDWMMTTAPEPELNGRSLAYPRGKVLGGCSSINGMIYMRGQSADYDSWRQMGNAGWGWDDVLPYFKKSEDSYRGGSDLHGTGGEWKVSRQRLKWDILDAFRDAAEEFGIPRSGDFNDGSNEGSGYFDVNQSKGIRWSAAKGFLRPALKRPNLRLVTGALTKRVLFDGNHVNRVEFTMGAETHIAKARREVLLASGAVNSPKLLELSGIGDPEILGKHGIEVRHALPGVGSNLQDHLQIRTVFRVSGALTLNQVANSVAGKMRMGLQYLVSRTGPLSMAPSQLGIFSRSSPDVATPDLEYHVQPLSTDKLGDPLHPYPAITVSVCNLRPESRGTCHLASADPDSPPDIRLNYLSAERDRQIALASVQQARQIMGAKALARYAPEEILPGPSLSKPDQIMTSIGDIATTIFHPVGTCKMGQDDRAVVDERLKVRGISGLRVVDASIMPNIVSGNTASPVVMIAEKASDMIKWPKVQR; this comes from the coding sequence ATGACGACGATGATCGAAGGGGAATACGACTATATCATCGTCGGCGCGGGTACGGCGGGATGCGTTCTTGCCAACCGTCTGACTGAAGATCCGTCAGTGCGTGTGCTGTTGCTGGAGGCAGGCGGCAAGGACAATTACCACTGGATTCATGTTCCGGTGGGGTATCTGTTCTGCATGGGCAATCCGCGCACCGACTGGATGATGACAACCGCGCCGGAGCCGGAGTTGAACGGCAGATCACTGGCCTATCCACGCGGCAAGGTTTTGGGTGGCTGTTCGTCGATCAACGGCATGATCTACATGCGCGGACAGTCTGCCGATTACGACAGCTGGCGGCAGATGGGAAATGCTGGCTGGGGCTGGGATGATGTCTTGCCCTATTTCAAGAAATCTGAAGACAGCTATCGCGGCGGGTCCGATCTTCACGGGACGGGCGGTGAATGGAAAGTTTCGCGGCAGAGGCTGAAATGGGACATTCTGGACGCATTTCGCGATGCGGCCGAAGAATTCGGTATCCCGCGCAGCGGCGACTTTAATGACGGCAGCAACGAAGGATCGGGCTATTTCGATGTCAACCAGAGCAAAGGTATCCGGTGGAGCGCCGCCAAGGGCTTCCTGCGACCCGCATTGAAACGGCCGAATTTGCGCCTCGTGACTGGTGCCTTAACCAAACGGGTTCTGTTTGACGGGAACCACGTGAATCGCGTCGAATTCACGATGGGCGCGGAGACACATATCGCAAAAGCCAGGCGCGAAGTTCTGCTGGCGTCCGGCGCGGTCAACTCTCCGAAGCTGCTGGAACTGTCGGGGATCGGCGATCCCGAAATACTTGGGAAGCATGGTATAGAAGTACGCCATGCCTTACCCGGTGTCGGAAGCAACCTTCAGGACCATCTTCAGATCCGAACGGTGTTTCGCGTCTCCGGCGCGCTGACTCTCAACCAGGTCGCCAACTCGGTCGCGGGCAAGATGCGCATGGGGTTGCAATACCTCGTCAGTCGGACCGGGCCGCTGTCCATGGCGCCTAGCCAACTTGGGATTTTCTCGCGCAGTTCACCTGACGTCGCGACGCCGGATCTGGAGTATCATGTTCAGCCGCTTTCAACGGACAAGCTCGGCGATCCGCTACATCCCTATCCCGCGATCACCGTATCGGTATGCAATCTGCGCCCCGAAAGCCGCGGTACGTGCCATCTGGCCAGTGCCGATCCTGACAGCCCGCCCGACATTCGGCTGAATTACCTGTCTGCGGAACGAGACCGGCAGATCGCGTTGGCCTCTGTTCAGCAGGCGCGGCAGATCATGGGAGCCAAAGCGCTTGCGCGCTACGCCCCCGAAGAGATCCTGCCCGGCCCTTCCCTGTCAAAACCCGATCAGATTATGACGTCGATCGGTGATATCGCGACAACGATCTTCCATCCGGTGGGCACATGCAAGATGGGGCAAGATGATCGTGCTGTCGTAGATGAGCGTCTCAAGGTGCGCGGCATCAGCGGCCTGCGTGTGGTCGATGCGTCTATCATGCCAAACATCGTGTCAGGTAACACCGCCTCTCCGGTCGTGATGATCGCCGAGAAAGCAAGCGATATGATCAAATGGCCTAAGGTTCAGAGATAA